A genomic stretch from Shewanella sediminis HAW-EB3 includes:
- a CDS encoding ATP-dependent Clp protease ATP-binding subunit: MFQQYIRQCNQEVHKTLNAAIAELANAHQNVLTPEHILLGLLSLPGSEAAQLLQQILPDPEKSIEALTRAVYHDHENTPLKGDTTQVVAAQEVEEIFGIALSEAKRLGDAYIGTGSLLLALCDKRAGVTAIHLNNQGIKVGPAREALVKLRSGKTLDTPDAEGRSDPLDEYTQDLTEMARNNQLDPVIGREDEIGRVIQTLSRRKKNNPVLIGEPGVGKTVIVEGLAQRIANAEVPDTLRDKRLLSLDLAELVAGANMRGEFEERLKGVRDAVIEAKGQIILFIDELHTVVGAGAGAGGLDAPALLKSALGRGTLQLIGADTLDEYHRYVEADKALERRFQPILVREPSIEETIDILNGLAGKYEGHHDIEYQPEALEAAARLSERYIADRHLPDKAVDLIDEAGADRHLHLLALSRPMKELERKRQALLSGKQKAYNEQAFERVANMQTEILKLEQQLSLQREQQTTDTASEDKAVNPEDIARVVARLTGIPAARLAESEVEKLSHMEDMLHKRIIGQQDAVSAVANAIRRNRTGINRSHRPIGSFLFLGPTGVGKTELAKALAEFMLDDESRIVRLDMSEYMERHEVSKMIGAPPGYIGYGEGGQLTEKVRRNPYTIILLDEMEKAHPDVFNMLLQILEDGRLTDAQGRTISFRNTLLIGTSNLGSESLISDRTPVGFIYSEDPDYEAARRTVMNEVKKFFKPEFLNRLDEVIVFHYLTQEDVLKIAKLLISSLCKQMKDNDITLHIDADVIERVAQDGFEPAYGARPLRREIEKQIENPIASLIVNNKNITGSEIHISLHHKGKAFNFRIEAGEESE; this comes from the coding sequence GTGTTTCAGCAATATATCCGTCAATGCAATCAAGAGGTCCACAAGACCCTCAATGCCGCTATCGCAGAACTGGCAAACGCCCATCAGAATGTACTGACCCCTGAGCATATCCTGCTTGGCTTACTATCACTTCCGGGCTCTGAAGCAGCTCAGCTACTACAACAGATATTGCCCGATCCCGAGAAGAGTATCGAAGCCCTGACCCGGGCCGTGTATCACGATCATGAAAATACTCCTCTGAAGGGCGATACCACTCAGGTGGTCGCCGCACAGGAAGTCGAAGAGATTTTCGGCATAGCCCTTAGTGAAGCCAAACGACTCGGCGATGCTTACATAGGTACGGGCAGCCTGTTACTGGCCCTGTGCGATAAGAGGGCCGGCGTCACCGCCATTCACCTGAATAATCAGGGGATCAAGGTGGGCCCGGCTCGTGAGGCGCTGGTAAAACTGAGAAGTGGCAAAACCTTAGACACGCCCGATGCCGAGGGCCGCAGCGATCCCTTAGATGAATATACCCAAGATTTAACAGAGATGGCCCGTAATAACCAACTCGACCCGGTTATTGGCAGAGAGGATGAGATAGGACGAGTCATTCAAACCCTATCCAGACGTAAGAAGAATAATCCGGTACTTATAGGTGAGCCCGGTGTAGGTAAAACCGTGATAGTCGAGGGGTTAGCCCAGCGTATCGCCAATGCTGAGGTGCCCGATACCCTGCGTGATAAACGCCTGCTCTCATTAGATCTCGCCGAGCTGGTCGCCGGGGCCAATATGCGCGGAGAATTTGAGGAGCGTCTCAAGGGGGTCAGGGATGCGGTGATAGAGGCAAAGGGGCAGATCATTCTCTTCATCGATGAACTGCATACCGTGGTGGGTGCCGGCGCCGGCGCTGGCGGACTGGATGCCCCCGCCCTGTTAAAGAGTGCGCTGGGACGAGGAACACTACAGCTGATAGGTGCAGATACACTCGATGAATACCACAGATATGTCGAGGCAGATAAAGCTCTGGAGCGGCGTTTTCAACCCATCTTAGTGCGCGAGCCCAGCATAGAGGAGACCATAGATATCCTCAATGGCTTGGCTGGAAAATATGAGGGCCACCATGATATAGAATACCAGCCGGAGGCGCTGGAGGCCGCGGCCAGACTGTCGGAGCGTTATATCGCGGACAGACACCTGCCGGATAAGGCAGTGGACCTTATCGATGAAGCCGGAGCCGATAGACACCTGCACCTGCTGGCGCTGTCGAGACCGATGAAGGAGCTTGAGCGCAAGCGTCAGGCACTGCTGTCAGGCAAGCAAAAAGCCTATAACGAGCAGGCCTTCGAACGTGTCGCCAACATGCAGACCGAGATCCTTAAATTAGAACAGCAGCTCTCGCTACAACGTGAACAGCAAACCACCGATACCGCCAGTGAAGATAAGGCGGTCAACCCCGAAGATATCGCCCGAGTGGTCGCCCGCTTGACCGGGATCCCGGCCGCCCGCCTGGCCGAGTCTGAGGTAGAGAAGCTGTCTCATATGGAAGACATGCTACATAAGCGCATCATAGGTCAACAAGATGCCGTGTCTGCGGTGGCCAATGCCATTCGCCGTAACCGAACCGGTATCAATCGCAGTCATCGCCCCATCGGCTCCTTCCTGTTTCTCGGCCCGACCGGAGTAGGTAAAACCGAGCTGGCAAAGGCGCTGGCGGAGTTTATGCTCGATGATGAGAGCCGCATAGTACGACTGGATATGTCCGAATATATGGAGCGTCACGAGGTGTCCAAGATGATCGGGGCACCACCGGGCTATATCGGCTACGGTGAAGGGGGGCAGCTCACGGAAAAGGTCCGCCGTAATCCCTACACCATCATACTGCTGGACGAGATGGAGAAGGCGCATCCCGATGTGTTTAACATGCTGTTGCAGATCTTAGAAGATGGCCGGCTCACCGACGCTCAGGGACGCACCATCTCGTTTCGTAACACCTTGCTGATAGGCACCTCGAACCTTGGGTCCGAGTCACTGATAAGCGACCGCACGCCGGTCGGGTTTATCTACAGCGAAGATCCGGACTATGAGGCAGCCCGTCGCACCGTAATGAACGAGGTGAAGAAGTTCTTTAAACCCGAGTTTCTCAACCGACTCGATGAGGTGATCGTATTTCACTATCTGACTCAGGAGGATGTCCTCAAGATAGCCAAGTTGCTGATATCATCGCTGTGTAAACAGATGAAAGACAACGATATCACCCTGCATATCGACGCCGATGTGATAGAGCGGGTAGCTCAGGACGGCTTCGAGCCCGCCTACGGTGCCCGCCCGCTAAGGAGAGAGATAGAGAAGCAGATAGAGAATCCCATCGCCTCGCTTATCGTCAACAATAAAAATATTACCGGCAGTGAAATTCACATCAGTCTACACCACAAGGGTAAGGCATTTAATTTCAGGATTGAAGCGGGAGAGGAGAGCGAGTAA
- a CDS encoding NADPH-dependent FMN reductase has protein sequence MKLLAFAASNSSASINKQLATYAASLVEGAEIEILDINDYEMPIFSQDRENELGQPELAQQFFAKIGSVDGIIISFAEHNGSYTAAYKNLFDWTSRIDMKVFQNKPMVLLATSPGPGGAATVLAAASGSAPYFAADVKATLSVPSFYDNFDIEVGKMRNEELDQQLRDAVFKLQPTS, from the coding sequence ATGAAACTATTAGCCTTTGCAGCCAGCAACAGTTCAGCATCTATCAATAAGCAGCTCGCCACCTACGCCGCATCACTGGTTGAGGGCGCCGAGATTGAGATCTTAGATATTAACGACTACGAGATGCCAATTTTCAGTCAGGACAGAGAGAATGAGTTGGGGCAACCAGAGTTGGCGCAGCAGTTCTTTGCCAAGATAGGCAGTGTCGACGGGATCATTATCTCGTTTGCCGAGCATAACGGCTCCTACACCGCGGCCTACAAGAATCTGTTTGACTGGACATCACGTATCGATATGAAGGTATTTCAGAACAAGCCTATGGTATTGCTTGCCACATCTCCCGGACCGGGTGGTGCCGCCACCGTACTGGCAGCCGCTAGCGGCAGTGCGCCTTACTTTGCAGCCGATGTCAAAGCCACTCTGTCGGTGCCGAGCTTTTATGATAATTTCGATATCGAAGTGGGTAAGATGCGTAACGAAGAGCTGGATCAGCAGCTGAGGGACGCCGTGTTTAAGCTTCAGCCTACTAGCTGA
- a CDS encoding multidrug effflux MFS transporter, translating to MYNRAVSFIVITALVFALSPLAIDMYLPALPEMAKHLNATHSQMEMSVAVFLLAFAIAQPLFGLLADRYHKLNLLLTGLVIFTLSTLAIPMVDSATGLYLARIFQAIGGASSVVCFAMIQQQYDLQKGARVLTYVMAAVVVAPLLAPMVGGQILKYASWQWIFYTLAGIAIFAFVASLLTHAQADKSVQGEEKTEQANQSRRAASISDFVQIFKQPLPLAYILVGSFGFAGLFSFVAGSPYVYMNYFSLSPEHYSYLLGLNALGMIIGSLLSVKLLGHISPKVKAVISGTLLGPLSLLFFMLAQIEVPLMAIVATVFIFNLLLGLISANAIAAAMSFFPAQGGAISGVFGLSQFALGALFSAAISLSDAQSPVAMLTFMGLACACAAIFSTYIYTKSNADGEQSSEEIRMQVQ from the coding sequence ATGTATAACAGAGCCGTGTCTTTTATCGTTATCACCGCATTGGTGTTCGCCCTGTCTCCGTTAGCCATAGATATGTATCTGCCGGCTCTGCCCGAGATGGCCAAGCACCTGAATGCAACTCACAGTCAGATGGAGATGTCGGTAGCGGTATTTCTATTGGCCTTCGCAATCGCACAGCCCCTCTTCGGTCTGCTGGCCGACAGATATCACAAGTTAAACCTGTTACTGACAGGCTTGGTAATTTTTACCCTTTCGACTCTGGCTATTCCTATGGTGGATTCCGCGACGGGCCTATACCTTGCGCGCATATTTCAGGCCATCGGCGGGGCAAGCTCAGTGGTCTGCTTTGCCATGATCCAGCAGCAATATGATCTGCAAAAGGGCGCCAGGGTGCTCACCTATGTGATGGCTGCCGTGGTGGTGGCTCCTCTGTTGGCTCCCATGGTCGGCGGGCAAATTTTAAAATATGCGAGCTGGCAATGGATCTTCTATACCTTAGCCGGGATAGCTATCTTTGCCTTCGTGGCAAGCCTGTTAACCCATGCTCAGGCCGATAAGTCTGTGCAGGGAGAAGAGAAGACAGAGCAGGCTAACCAGAGTCGCCGTGCCGCTTCGATATCGGATTTTGTGCAGATATTTAAACAACCGCTGCCACTGGCTTACATCCTGGTTGGAAGCTTTGGTTTTGCGGGACTGTTTTCATTCGTGGCCGGCTCCCCCTATGTCTATATGAACTACTTTTCATTGAGTCCCGAGCACTATAGCTACCTGCTTGGGCTAAATGCTTTGGGCATGATTATCGGCAGTCTGTTGAGTGTGAAGCTGCTGGGGCATATCAGCCCCAAGGTTAAGGCCGTTATCTCGGGTACCTTGTTGGGCCCGCTGAGTCTGCTGTTTTTCATGCTGGCACAGATTGAAGTCCCCTTGATGGCTATCGTCGCGACAGTATTTATATTTAACCTGCTATTGGGACTGATATCGGCGAACGCCATTGCGGCTGCCATGTCATTTTTTCCGGCTCAGGGTGGGGCGATATCGGGCGTGTTTGGCCTGAGTCAGTTTGCCTTAGGCGCCCTGTTCAGCGCTGCGATTAGTCTGTCAGACGCGCAGTCGCCGGTGGCTATGCTGACCTTTATGGGGCTGGCTTGTGCCTGCGCCGCCATCTTCAGTACCTACATTTACACTAAGAGCAACGCTGATGGTGAACAGAGTAGTGAAGAGATCAGGATGCAGGTGCAGTAA
- a CDS encoding LysR family transcriptional regulator: MTSNKLFDGIVIFTQVVKSGGFSAAAESMGHSSSYVSKEINKLEARLGVRLLNRTTRSIGLTPEGEAYYQQCQQLMVDAEQAVELITQHDVDPKGRLKISSPIGFANSYLQPILSEYMQRYPNVSLELDLNDRRVDVVAEGYDLAIRAALQLEESSLICRKIFSCKGYTVASKAYISRHGRPHHPQELSRHHCLCYSNHKTPGRWQYKDSEGDPIQVDVRQKVLSNNAEIQLALTLSGHGICRLPKFYMTDALASGQLEILFPALPAPEIDVYVVYPSRKHLSPKVRAFIDLVVEKIPPTVLAEDASEK; this comes from the coding sequence ATGACTAGCAATAAGCTGTTCGATGGCATCGTAATATTTACTCAGGTGGTTAAATCCGGTGGATTTTCTGCGGCCGCCGAGTCCATGGGACACTCGAGCTCCTATGTGAGCAAAGAGATCAATAAGCTGGAGGCTCGTCTTGGAGTGCGCCTGCTTAACAGAACCACACGCTCTATCGGCCTCACGCCCGAAGGCGAAGCCTATTATCAGCAGTGCCAACAGCTGATGGTAGATGCAGAGCAAGCGGTGGAGCTTATCACCCAACATGATGTCGACCCCAAGGGCAGACTCAAGATCAGCAGTCCCATTGGGTTTGCCAACAGCTATCTGCAGCCAATCCTGTCTGAATATATGCAGCGTTACCCTAACGTGAGTTTAGAACTGGATCTCAACGACAGACGAGTCGATGTGGTGGCTGAAGGGTATGATTTGGCGATAAGGGCCGCACTTCAATTAGAGGAGTCCAGCCTGATCTGTCGCAAAATATTTAGCTGTAAAGGGTATACCGTAGCCAGTAAAGCGTACATATCCAGACATGGGCGTCCCCACCATCCTCAGGAGCTAAGCCGCCATCACTGCCTATGCTATTCCAACCACAAGACGCCGGGTCGCTGGCAGTATAAGGACAGCGAGGGAGATCCGATACAGGTCGATGTTAGGCAAAAAGTGCTCAGTAATAATGCAGAAATACAGCTGGCACTAACACTAAGCGGGCATGGGATCTGCCGCTTACCTAAGTTCTATATGACCGATGCCTTAGCGTCAGGGCAACTCGAGATCCTGTTTCCCGCTCTGCCCGCTCCGGAAATCGATGTCTATGTGGTCTATCCGAGCCGCAAGCACCTGTCCCCTAAGGTGAGGGCCTTTATCGACTTAGTCGTGGAAAAAATTCCGCCGACCGTGCTCGCCGAAGACGCTTCAGAGAAATAA
- the nqrF gene encoding NADH:ubiquinone reductase (Na(+)-transporting) subunit F produces MEMAIGIGMFTLVVSMLVMVILFAKSKLVSTGDVSIRINDDAEKSITTSAGDKLLGALANKDIFIPSACGGGGTCGQCRVIVKSGGGDILPTELDHITKKEAKEGCRLACQVAVKTDMELEVEDEIFGVKKWECEVVSNDNTATFIKELLLKLPEGEDVKFKAGGYIQIEAPAHKVNYSDFDIPDEYRDDWVKYGLFDLVSKVDEDVLRAYSMANYPDEKGLIMLNVRIATPPSDELPPGKMSSYIFNLKAGDKVIISGPFGEFFVKETDAEMIFVGGGAGMAPMRSHIFDQLKGVKTQRKMSFWYGARSTREVFYQEDFDSLAAENDNFVWHVALSDPLPEDKWEGYTGFIHNVLYENYLKSHKAPEDCEFYMCGPPIMNSSVISMLESLGVEEENILLDDFGD; encoded by the coding sequence ATGGAAATGGCAATTGGTATCGGCATGTTTACTCTGGTTGTGAGTATGCTGGTTATGGTGATTTTATTCGCCAAAAGTAAACTGGTGTCTACGGGTGACGTCAGTATTCGCATCAACGACGATGCAGAAAAAAGCATAACAACCTCAGCTGGCGATAAGCTGTTGGGCGCGTTAGCGAACAAAGATATCTTTATCCCTTCGGCCTGTGGTGGCGGCGGAACCTGTGGTCAGTGTCGCGTCATCGTTAAATCCGGTGGTGGTGATATTTTACCAACAGAGCTCGACCATATCACCAAGAAAGAGGCGAAAGAGGGCTGTCGTCTGGCCTGTCAGGTGGCGGTTAAAACCGATATGGAACTCGAAGTTGAAGATGAGATCTTCGGCGTTAAGAAGTGGGAGTGTGAGGTCGTCTCGAACGACAACACTGCTACTTTCATTAAAGAGTTGCTACTCAAGCTTCCTGAAGGCGAAGACGTTAAGTTTAAAGCCGGTGGGTATATTCAGATTGAAGCGCCTGCTCACAAGGTCAACTACTCAGATTTTGATATTCCTGATGAGTATCGTGACGATTGGGTCAAGTATGGTCTGTTCGACTTAGTGTCTAAGGTCGATGAAGATGTACTGCGTGCTTATTCGATGGCGAACTACCCGGATGAGAAGGGGCTGATCATGCTGAATGTGCGTATTGCTACGCCACCTTCAGACGAGTTGCCACCGGGCAAGATGTCGTCGTATATCTTTAACCTCAAAGCGGGGGATAAGGTCATTATCTCCGGACCATTTGGCGAGTTCTTCGTTAAAGAGACCGATGCCGAGATGATTTTTGTGGGTGGTGGTGCGGGTATGGCACCGATGCGCTCGCATATCTTCGACCAACTTAAAGGGGTTAAAACCCAGCGTAAGATGAGCTTCTGGTATGGCGCGCGTTCGACACGTGAAGTGTTCTACCAGGAAGATTTCGATTCGTTGGCTGCCGAGAATGACAACTTTGTCTGGCACGTTGCCCTGTCCGATCCTCTGCCTGAGGACAAGTGGGAAGGGTATACAGGTTTCATTCATAATGTCCTGTATGAGAACTACCTCAAGAGTCATAAGGCGCCGGAAGATTGTGAATTCTACATGTGTGGCCCTCCAATCATGAACTCCTCTGTCATCAGCATGCTCGAGAGCCTGGGTGTGGAAGAGGAAAACATCTTACTGGATGACTTTGGCGACTAG
- the nqrE gene encoding NADH:ubiquinone reductase (Na(+)-transporting) subunit E, producing MEHYINLFIQAAFIDNMALSFFMGMCTFLAVSKKVSTSFGLGVAVIVVMTLAVPLNQLIYANVLAPGALAWAGMPELDLSYLQLITFIGVIAALVQILEMVLDKYIPSLYDSLGIFLPLLTVNCAIFAGVIFMANRDYNLAESAVFAMGSGVGWAMAIVMLAGLRERMKFHAIPEGLQGIGIIFITTGLMALGFMAFSGISI from the coding sequence ATGGAACACTACATTAATCTTTTTATTCAGGCAGCCTTCATCGACAACATGGCGCTGTCATTCTTCATGGGTATGTGTACTTTTCTGGCGGTATCGAAGAAGGTGTCGACCTCTTTCGGTTTAGGTGTGGCGGTTATCGTGGTGATGACTCTGGCTGTGCCGCTTAACCAGCTAATTTATGCCAACGTACTGGCTCCGGGAGCATTGGCTTGGGCGGGAATGCCTGAGCTGGATCTGAGCTACCTGCAGCTGATCACTTTCATCGGTGTGATCGCGGCTCTGGTGCAGATCTTAGAGATGGTTTTAGACAAGTATATCCCAAGTCTGTACGACTCTCTGGGTATATTTCTGCCGTTACTGACGGTGAACTGTGCCATTTTTGCCGGCGTTATCTTCATGGCAAACCGTGACTATAACTTAGCTGAGTCAGCCGTATTTGCAATGGGCTCGGGTGTCGGTTGGGCGATGGCGATTGTGATGTTGGCAGGACTGCGCGAAAGAATGAAATTTCATGCAATACCCGAAGGGTTACAGGGTATTGGTATCATCTTTATCACTACTGGCTTGATGGCTCTGGGCTTTATGGCTTTCTCTGGTATTTCTATTTAA
- a CDS encoding NADH:ubiquinone reductase (Na(+)-transporting) subunit D: MSTNSAATREILVSPIFTNNPVAMQVLGVCSALAVSNSLQTALVMTLAVTFVLVFSNLIISMIRRLIPNSVRIIAQMTVIASLVIIVDMVLQDIAYELSRQLSVFVGLIITNCIIMGRAEAFAMKNPPHLAVVDAVGNAMGYGVILLGVAFVRELLGSGTLFGHEILKTVENGGWYLANEMFKLPPSAFFLIGLMIWTINVIQRKRG, encoded by the coding sequence GTGAGTACTAATTCAGCAGCTACTCGCGAGATACTGGTTAGCCCGATTTTCACTAACAACCCTGTTGCTATGCAGGTGTTGGGTGTCTGTTCGGCGCTGGCAGTAAGTAACTCTTTGCAAACCGCATTGGTGATGACATTAGCCGTTACCTTTGTACTCGTGTTCTCGAACCTGATCATCTCGATGATCCGCCGTCTGATACCAAACAGCGTGCGTATCATCGCTCAAATGACCGTGATTGCGTCCTTGGTGATTATCGTCGATATGGTCCTGCAGGACATAGCTTATGAGCTATCTCGTCAACTGTCGGTATTTGTCGGCTTGATCATCACCAACTGTATCATCATGGGCCGAGCGGAAGCGTTCGCCATGAAAAACCCGCCTCATCTGGCGGTTGTAGATGCAGTGGGTAATGCCATGGGTTATGGCGTTATTTTACTCGGTGTTGCCTTCGTGCGTGAACTGCTTGGCAGTGGCACCCTGTTTGGTCATGAGATTTTAAAAACCGTTGAAAATGGCGGTTGGTATCTGGCTAATGAGATGTTCAAACTCCCACCTAGTGCGTTTTTCCTGATCGGATTAATGATCTGGACGATTAACGTAATACAGCGCAAACGAGGTTAA
- a CDS encoding Na(+)-translocating NADH-quinone reductase subunit C — MAFKKDTVLGTMIFTVTLCLLCSFMITGTADLLKERKLVKKRDELKRYVLMAADVDMSGDTDFRTIFEKSVTPMLVELDTGVITTEGEIMDFDDRMAAINPETSSKPKKDTAKIKSRADQVRAFKVFDDNGKLTSVVVPIYGKGLWSIIYGFVAVKPDMNTIENVVFYEHGETPGIGDFLGETDWTNKFKGKLLFDEKGKVALRVVKGGAKEGDIHGVDAVSGATMTGRGVQRSIQFWFGKEGFQTFFNKLKASEV, encoded by the coding sequence ATGGCCTTTAAAAAAGATACAGTTCTTGGAACTATGATCTTCACAGTCACACTGTGCTTGTTATGTTCTTTTATGATCACAGGTACAGCGGATCTGCTTAAAGAGCGCAAGCTGGTGAAGAAGCGTGACGAACTTAAACGTTATGTGTTGATGGCTGCCGATGTAGATATGAGCGGCGATACAGATTTTCGTACTATTTTTGAAAAATCTGTCACCCCTATGCTGGTTGAGCTGGATACGGGAGTGATCACGACGGAAGGTGAGATCATGGACTTCGATGACCGCATGGCGGCGATCAATCCTGAGACATCGAGCAAACCGAAAAAAGATACCGCTAAGATCAAGAGCCGCGCCGACCAGGTTCGGGCATTCAAAGTCTTTGACGATAACGGCAAGTTGACCAGTGTGGTTGTGCCTATCTACGGCAAGGGACTCTGGTCCATCATCTATGGCTTTGTGGCGGTTAAGCCCGACATGAATACCATCGAAAATGTAGTTTTCTATGAGCACGGTGAAACCCCGGGTATTGGTGATTTCCTCGGCGAGACTGATTGGACTAACAAGTTCAAGGGTAAGCTGCTCTTCGATGAAAAAGGCAAAGTGGCACTAAGAGTGGTTAAAGGCGGCGCCAAAGAGGGTGATATTCACGGTGTCGACGCGGTCAGCGGTGCAACCATGACGGGTCGCGGTGTGCAACGCTCGATTCAGTTCTGGTTCGGCAAGGAGGGCTTCCAGACCTTCTTCAACAAGTTAAAAGCTTCGGAGGTCTAA
- a CDS encoding NADH:ubiquinone reductase (Na(+)-transporting) subunit B: MSSKDRKPDAQEDYYAPGHAMKGYLRSLVVAHGRSTKGKVHVRDAIDVKRTMTLVGLCLLPAILFGLYNLGLQAQLAVAGGLATPDVWQLVPFNLIFGGLTEQTGLIGLFIYGISFYIPIYLTALVVSLFWEMVFAKVRGQELHEGFFVTALLFTLILPVSTPLWLVAMGITFGVVIGKEVFGGMGYNFLNPALAGLAFIYFAYPSQVSTVAQLVAVDGFSGATALIQTAAGKMSFADYAWYEAFTDPNWWNAFFGFTAGAIGETSTLALLIGGGLLILTRLADWRIVAGVMLGMIATAVMFNLVGSAKNELFAMPWTWHLVTGGFAIGMMFMATDPVTTAYTNKGKLAYGLLIGFMTVLIRVVNPKMPEGIMLAILFANLWAPIFDYLVAKANIKRRLKRNGL, translated from the coding sequence ATGAGTAGCAAAGATAGAAAGCCCGACGCGCAGGAAGATTACTACGCTCCCGGGCACGCGATGAAGGGCTACCTTCGTTCGCTGGTCGTTGCTCATGGTCGTAGCACTAAAGGTAAAGTGCACGTTCGTGACGCGATTGATGTTAAACGTACCATGACCTTAGTGGGTCTATGCCTGCTACCAGCCATCCTGTTTGGTCTGTACAACTTAGGCTTGCAGGCTCAGCTTGCTGTTGCCGGTGGACTGGCTACGCCAGATGTATGGCAACTAGTGCCGTTTAACCTGATATTCGGTGGTTTGACGGAACAGACGGGTCTGATTGGCCTGTTTATCTATGGCATCAGTTTTTATATTCCTATCTATCTGACCGCGCTGGTTGTCAGCCTGTTCTGGGAGATGGTTTTCGCCAAGGTGAGGGGACAAGAGCTGCACGAAGGCTTCTTCGTCACCGCCCTGTTGTTCACCTTAATCTTACCTGTGTCGACGCCGCTTTGGTTGGTAGCCATGGGTATTACTTTCGGTGTGGTGATTGGCAAGGAAGTGTTTGGTGGCATGGGTTATAACTTCCTTAACCCAGCCTTGGCTGGATTGGCATTTATCTACTTCGCTTATCCATCGCAGGTCTCTACGGTCGCTCAATTGGTTGCCGTCGATGGTTTCTCCGGGGCGACAGCCTTAATTCAGACTGCCGCTGGCAAGATGAGCTTTGCCGATTATGCCTGGTATGAAGCCTTCACCGATCCTAACTGGTGGAACGCCTTCTTCGGCTTTACCGCGGGCGCGATTGGTGAAACCAGTACCTTAGCATTATTGATTGGCGGCGGATTATTGATCCTGACTCGCCTGGCTGACTGGCGCATCGTTGCCGGTGTCATGCTGGGCATGATAGCGACTGCAGTCATGTTTAACCTTGTCGGTTCGGCGAAGAATGAGTTGTTTGCCATGCCATGGACCTGGCATCTGGTCACGGGTGGTTTTGCCATAGGTATGATGTTTATGGCTACCGATCCAGTGACAACGGCTTACACCAATAAAGGTAAGTTAGCTTATGGTCTCTTGATTGGCTTTATGACTGTGCTTATCCGTGTGGTTAACCCGAAAATGCCGGAAGGCATCATGTTGGCAATCTTGTTTGCTAACTTATGGGCACCCATTTTTGATTATCTGGTCGCGAAAGCGAATATCAAGCGGAGACTGAAACGTAATGGCCTTTAA